In Cicer arietinum cultivar CDC Frontier isolate Library 1 chromosome 7, Cicar.CDCFrontier_v2.0, whole genome shotgun sequence, the genomic window CTGCAAATTAAGAGATCAATTATTTCTTAACCTCTACTAATATTGTTACAACAATCTTGGATTTACTATGAGCCATTTAATTAATGTGTTTATATAATTACCTTTTGAAGCAACAGAACTTTCATGTGGAACAGATTTGGAAGGATCAACAGTACTAAAATCATTAGAAGCAGCTCTATTAACAGCATGTCTTAGATTCCCTTCAGAAACAGGTGAAGCACTTGaactccaaacaaacatatgtAACTCTTTGTTACTAGCTGCACTACCACTACTTCCATCTTTCTTCTTTGTACCAGCACTAGTTGAACCAGAAAGGATTGGATTTGGAGGTGGATAAGAACCACCATTATTAAACAGCTCACCACTCATACTCCTCCCTCCCCTTCTCTTATTTATCTTCATCTCCTCTTCAAAATTCGACGTCCTCGGCGTCACACCTTTGGAAGATTGCATGGAATAAACATCACCATTACTATTtgtataaccgtgtttcggacTGGGCGCTTTACTTTGAAACATTGCATAAAAATCAGTTTGGTTAAAACTTGAAGCTCTTGGTGTTGGTTCTCTTGATGATTGAACAGAATAAATCTCAACACCAGTTAAATTTGAAGCTCTTGGTGTCATGTTAGTCAAATGAGACTTATTGAATGAAGAAACCATTGATGTAGGAGCTGATCTTTTAACAACAACATGAAGTTTACCATCTTCACCTATCTCAGCATCAGTTTGAAGTGGGTCTCTACCATTCAATGAAACAACATCAGAATCAACTTTGAATGATGTTATAGAAGCTGCTGTTTCAGGAAACTGTTCTGTTATTAAAAGTTTAGCAGCTCTATAttcaaacaaaaacaacataagTGTGTACCAAATAACACTTTGTAGAACAACAATTTGAACCATTAAATTTCCTGAGAAATCACCATACATAGCTTTTAAAAGAGGGATTCCCATAACAAGTGTGTTAGGAAGAGAAGAAAGTGAAAAAAGTGTAATAGTCCAATCAAGACTTTCTGGGTTTTTTGTGAAAGTGTTCCATATAAAAAGAGCACCAAGAATAACAACTTTTTGAAGTGAATCAGCTGCTAAGAAATGGTAATTCATAGCATATGGATCATTGGAAGATATAAAATGGAAAGATAGCAACGGAACTGCGAAAACGGCGACAAAACGATTAATACCAGAACATTGATCTGGTGTAAAGATTTTCCACCATCTTACTGATCCGTATGCTAATATCATAGCAACATATAAAGGCACTATTGCCGCGAATACATCGTACATATCCTTACCGGTAATCATGGTTTATAGAATAGATAGACAGAGGAACAAAGTGTTGTGAAAGGTTCAAATATGTAATGTTAGTCCTttcttataaattatttgaaggtGAAAATGGAGAcagaagagaagagaagagaagaggGTTGGATTTTCTATGAATAATATTAGATTATAAGGCTAAGTTGGCAGCACTGTAAACGTTCATGCACATGTAAATTGGGCAGTATTCAGTGATCTGCGGTAGCAGCAAAGATCTTTTCtgccaaattattattattattattgtaatatggAGGAGATTCAGaaacacataaataaatagCTGATATGCATATTGTAATAAAAACTATGTAACGCTTTAATTAGCTGTGTGAAAACCAGAATGCGGGAATCAACATTAATTAACTACTATGATctgtcattttattattattattattattattattattattattattattattattattattattattattattatcagttaATTTGTTATTTGTGTGAGAAATAAggaataattataaattagaacCCAGGATTATTgttacaaattatgaatttgttgTTAGAGTTGGAATTGTGGTGTGAATTAGTGGACACAGGCCATCATACAAAGATGACTTAGGTAGGGGattgaaattaatttgaaaCTAAATTCTCGTAAATATAAGGGTATAACAgaatataacaattaaaatataacataataatgctaacaaataaaaccaaaaaacaTAATATTCACATATTATTTCTATAACCTAGCTGAGTCactacatcaatttttttttagtcaaatttatttatttatttttaaaggatGAAATCAGTTCATTTATTTCGGCTTGCTGGCAATTCTCTCGGGCCTAACACTTGCACGAGATTTTGGGCTTCTTCCTCAGCTATTGGATCCTTTATCTAGGCCCGTGTTACCAATATTCGCAACCATTCCGTGTTTTTAACTGTGcatattttctcattaaatattcATTAGAAAAAAATCTAAGTTCCACCTTGAAAACACAATAGGACTAATAAGAATTTATAAAAAGTGACACATttcacaattaatttttatttaacagaAAGAATGTAAAGGgtattacaaaattaatttttatttaataaaaaaggtgCAAATGATATTACTAATGCAACTTATTTCAGTTAGGTTGGCACCACACTAATAATCTTCTACATCACTAAAATACCTTCAGATAGTTATACTATATTAATctgtaaatttttgttttttcagtCAAAATTTTGGTTTTACACTTCATTCAATATCTTGCACATACAACACACAATGACTTGTATTGAAAAAGAcacgttcaaaaatattaacGATGAGATGATTATtcaacaattttaatatatcaaatcatGTAGGAAAAATTATAAAGTATATCTGTAATTTATGATTAATGCATACATGTTAAAATTTCAGGGCTAAACATATATTTCGTCTCTAAAAATTCATTAAGTTCAATTTCTTTTCATCTTTGTATTTAAAAAGTGACTTTCATTTTCCAACTTTTGgaatatgtcatttttttttaatctcgtATTCACTTTTAATTTATGCTTGATATTTGCAACACCGAGGTCACAAATGATGTATTTCAAAAAGTATACAACTATaatgtcatatttcaaattgaGTATGAAAACTATTGGGGGCTTGATAACATATTTAACCTTAGTTTTggtttttataatttatgtttttatttatatttgtacgTGAGGTATTAGTTCAGGGTAATGGTAAGAGGTTGACCTTATAATCTTAAAAAATGAAAGTCAAATTTTCTTAAAGATATttgtgaaattttaaataattattattcattaGTGTTACATGAATTAATAATATCTCTGTCTCACAATGAatgactatttaaaaaataatatctaaaatgaataactttttttaatttctattgtaatattaataattactttattttccaattaaattatataattaatagtaTATGCATCACTCTTAATTAATTATCTCTTTTTTGGTAATTGTAAGTATTAATATCCTTAAGCCACCAATTGTTCAAGAGTTTCATTTACCAGTACTATCATCCTTGTCCAGATTCAATGATTCTAAAAGACCAAATAGATCGAAAAAGGagaattaaaatatagaaagaTCCACAACTCAACCAAAAAACCATAAAATAGTTGGGtctaaaatttatcaaaagcataaATATATGTTGTCATCTTTACTGGTGAACGACACAATGTGATGGTTACTTAAATAATAGTAACCTTTTGGTGATGTAAGAAttcaaaataaaaggaaaaaaaaaatattgtcaagGAGAAAAGGACAAACTTGTTGTTCAAATTCAAAGGTAATTAAAAAAGAAGCATTGATGTTGACGAGCCGTGAAAAACcagttttgtattttttaaaccAGATTTGGGTTTTGAGATTGAATTTTCGAGTGTTTTAGAATAAGTCAGAGTTTCAACAAATAAGCCATTGTTTTGGAATTTATTTGggttttgaaattgattttgttcaaaCTTTGGATTATTTTTTTCGGGTTTTGGAGCATGACTTGAccttaaaattagagaaaactCCTAacaaagttaataaaaaatttagttattaAGCATTTATATTTGCCAGCTTTTGTATAATGAAAATAGTATCTTCGCACATAATACTATAGTTTTATGCAGTAGACCGAGGGCTAAATTCTTAAATAACATGTCGACATGATTGTAGTTGAAGTTTGAATGCATAATTTAGTCTATGTGTTTGACCATTCTTAGTCCTATTTCACAAGgatatagtatatataaatgTCAACTACAACACAAGAACATGAAAAATAAATGGAAAGAATAGAAGAGTGCACAAATAAAATTCATGGCTGCAGCTGTTGTACTGTTACCTCCCATTTCTGCTTTTGTTGTAGCtgacttaaatatatatatattggcattaattaattaagaagaCCCCCTCTAGTTGGGGCATGGGGCGTTGAATACTCATCCCGCACGtgatttaaatagaaaaataaattttatttgggCACCATGGTCATTTGATTTGCCTCTATTTAAATCTTGTAGCTTAGGTCAACCACCACACCCTGTACTGCAGCCGTTGGATCATCATGTGCCACTCATCAAATGTTGGTTGTTCGTCCTTGTCAACCCATGAATTGAGGAAACCACAAAacatatgtttttaatttatatgaaaaaacagaacaaaacttgtcaatttttatttttatttttatcaaagacAGGTGCTGTAATAGtctattcaaaaaaatataaacaaaaattattttattagagtaaaatttttaaaatagtaatagtccaacaatttaatctttaaatttatataataataaattaattttttaaattaaaaaatatccatCAATTCagtctttttaataaaatatttctttgacaaatattcatcaaaatcaataaaaagcGTGCACATTGACTTAATCTCTTGTTACATCATTGTTACAGGCAAATAATATTTGTGATGCTAAAACTAAAAAATGGAGTATTACAAACAAATAGTATTTGTGATGATATAGTTTTAATTAGTTCCTCAAATTATAAAAGTGTGGGTGGGTTGTGTCGGTCTAGAGTTTTAgagagaattttatatattataaataaaaaaattacataacaGTTATTGTCTAATTGTCATATATGGCATGATTTTTTCTATGATATTAGAGTTTTCACACTATATATTATTGTGTTGAGGTTATGTTCCTTAATTTTCTTCTATACCCAACAATGAGAAAGAAAATTAAGTCAAACCGATTGACAACAGTTTAGGAACTAGTCTACGTTAGTATGTTagatcaaatttttataaatttacaaagttaaaacttctaaaaaaaaaatcgatttgacTAAAAAGTCGAACTACAAAAAAAATCCTTTTACTCTACagattgataataataataataatagattaaattatatttattatattttaaagttgttaattataaattttatagcattttaataatttaagtatattaatttacattaatttttatcacatttaaatgtattataaaatagaattgaagcatgtcatgtttaattttaaaagagaattaaattctattgatatattattttattaatctatttaaaaaatgtacTGCTTAACAACTCATACAAAACTTACTATTTTAGACCTAACACCTCATACAAAACACATACTATTAAGGTAAGTCTTAAAcctaaaaataaacttataaaaaatataataaggaAAAAGTAACAAGTCATATTATAATAGACTTTAAATTGTTTGACAATTCAAACTCAAGAATTGTAAACTTAGTTGAACTTAACTTATTTTCATCCTACCAACAAATTGAAGAGAAAAGTACGCATTGATATCAATCgaacaaaaaaattgattggaTTGGAGGCCATATTTGGTCAAATCCTAAGAGATATTTTTTCAATGGGTTGTACTATATTTCATAAGCCATGTATATTATGAAACACACAATGTAATCtgtgttgtttttttaaagagtAGTGATGGAACtttcaatgtaatattttaCCATAAATATAAAAGGATTAGTAAAAAACTAACCAATCAcatcaatttattaatttacgTGAGATTATTATTCGCGACaaccaatatttttctttttgaatataAATCATCCATcccaatatataaattattggcGAACACcatatatataaaagtgatcCACTTTAATCAAAACTCGCCAAATTAGGCATTGACCTAAATAAAGCAAAGAATCttcattaatatatttcacCTTTATATGCATTATTACTTTTTTCATTGTAAGGGAATCCACGataaaatttagaattattAATCGGTAAAGTTCTAACTAGTTGCTATTTGTTTTCTACCCGCGGTTTCATGGTCAACTATAAACAAAGGGACAAAATGGAAAAGACGAAGGGAGACACTTACGAGGAGATCATCACtataattttgtataatataaaattttattttattagtggAGTGTGTTTGTGTGGTAATCTATCTATgctaattacaaaattattgaAGTCAAAGTTGAAATGACTTTCCATGGATTCACAATAACCTCTTCAcgagaaaagagaaaaatattgttataatttatatataacatgaaaagccaaattcaaaaaataagtgTTAATATTATTTACTGTAGAGCTATATATCAACACATTTTTAGCATTAATTTTccatttttatgaaaattatcaTAAGTTGACACCAAAGTAAAAATTAACACCATCATTTCATCAAGATCTAGCGCAAAGTGTTGGTGCACTCTATATTCAAGATAGACGCAAAGATAAGATCATAAAACAATCGCCTAAGACTTCATAAAAACTAACATTTTGTTTAGTAAAAAACCTCAAAAAAAtgcctcatttttttttaaatatttttaaatctaaaattaataaaattttatttaaaattaatattatctcaataaatattaaattaattgatttaataaacaataaaaataaatattatataagattgattattaattatcaagttaataaataatgttttattctaaagtgtttaaaaaaatatttttttaaataatttttaaaaatactattatttttctaaaatatttcataataaaattcattttagatatttttatttattggatGGACCCGAACTATATCTCAGTGTTACAAATTCTATGTATCTGAGTTTcctaatgaaaaaaaataacaccCATCACAAATGTATAACATTAATAAGAATGATGTGGTTGTCAATAAACATCCAAGTTATTATGATCATTAATATAGTATAGCAAATGCATGAATGATTTGAAAAGGACAAGAATCTAAACCAACCAAACACGAGTTAAGAAAAAACTAgcctttataatttattaaaaacaatgaACGTAGTTGATCGGTTAAGGAAACTAGTTCCAGTACTGGACGTGCAACTGCGTTGACCTTATCGGTTGCTTGTACTAGGAAAAAACTTGAGACAACGTATCTATTTAGCAAGCTCAAAAAGTTAAATTGTTACATGTAGACAATTTACCGTGGATAACTtataacatataaattataCTACTAAAACAaagttaattgtaatatttgtttttaaggAGTTTATAACAATTTTGAAATGCTAGTTTTGAATTTATTACATACAGAATCATATATCTTTTAAAGAGTATACGGGTGCTATGGTCCGtcgaaaattttcttttttaaaaggtACGTATATATAGTAGCATAGGAGTGCCATTGTCCCTCCAAATattccattttaaaaaaattatatgtacatattgtaacgataatatatatttaaaattagccatcgttaatttctaatttatcaTTGCACACAGTGATCTAGTGGAAAACCTTAGTTTTGacgtcaaaaaaataaataaaagtctGAATTTTCGAAATAGAGTAACATGAGTTCAAATCTCATATGTTAAATGCACTTAGTGAGATTCGAGCCACAATCAAAATCAAAGTTCAAAAATCAATAAGACTAAATACTTCTTCTAAATCTGtcttaatcttttttatttttcttaattttatatatatattacaaaaaaaattatcctttcAAATAAATCTTTTCAACTCCACCTCTATTCACATCTTATAGTTTTTTTACtatttctctcattttattcatatgattttactaaaaagaaatttaaaatttttaatactttttatgtcattttatattatcagataattcaacaattaatttttataaataaaaatttaattgattagCTTATTCGATATCCACTACTAAACAAACTTAACATGCACATGCTATTTTTCCCTAATATCTTAAACTTTATTACAATATAAAGAGAAGTGGCAAGATTGTCCAAACAATTAAGATAATTAATTTAGGtattaattatgaataaatGAAGGTATATGCTACGGATGTATGAGTTGGTGGCTTTGGACTACAGGCGGTGGGTGATGACATTATGTTGGTGatgaagattattttgataAGCATGGTGATGAagatttgatttgtttttgtttgacaCTAGTATTTGATTTGCTTTCTTGGTTTGCCACTTTCGTTGGACTTTCGTATGAAAGAAGAGTGGTAGGACCTACCACCAACTCCTCTTTTGAAGCTTTACAGTAAGtaaacatatattattttgtcgcgtttcaatattttattatgtcaAATTGCATTGAAAAAAAGGAAAGTCCAACCAATTTGCACCCTCCGATTTACGATACTTGTTTGACTTTCTCATCCTCCACTCTTTTATAACCTCTTCTTCTCTTCCTTAAACCAAACccaaacacaaaaacaaaaacctcttcctctgtttttttttctcttcattaaTTCTTCAAacttattttctttccttttgaACTATGATGGTTGATTCCACAATGATTCAAAAGATGAGAATGGAAGAACAGATAGCTATACAAGAAGCTGCTTCTGCTGGGTTGAAAAGCATGGAGCATCTAATTCGTGTTATCGCTTCTCAAATCCCTTCTTCTTcgtcttcatcttcatcttcttcaaatcaCCGTAACAAACTCGATCTGGTGAATAATCTTGACTGCACAGAAATAACTGATTTCACTGTCTCGAAGTTCAAACAGGTTATTAACTTGTTAAATCGTACTGGTCACGCTCGATTTCGTCGCGCACCTTCTTCAAAACCTCAACTTCAACCAGAGAAATTAAACCCTCAAACACAGTCAACGAATCTTGATTTTGCAAAGCCAAATCAAGTAGTTAGGTCAAATCCAAATCCCAAACCTAAATCTACAGATTTATCTGTTTCTCAATTCTCTAAATCGAAGGAAACCTATAGCGTCTCCACCACCACTTCTTCCTTCCTCTCCACCATCACCGGAGACGGAAGCGTTTCCGACGGTAAAATAGGACCTATTATTTCCTCCGGTAAGCCTCCACTCGCTTCAACTCACCGGAAAAGGTGTCACGATGCAATTTCTTCCGGTAAAGTATCGTCCTCCGGCCAGTGTCATTGCTCCAAGAGAAggtaaattataaaattaccaAATTTGAAGttcaaattatcaaatttctaagtgcaaacccttattttcctaaataaataagtaatcaaaaatagaaaattgatagatttgtgtttgattttttctAAATCAGGAAATCGCGTGTGAAAAGAACAATTCGAGTGCCGGCGATAAGTTCAAGAGTCGCTGATATTCCAGCAGATGAATTTTCATGGAGAAAATACGGTCAAAAGCCAATCAAAGGTTCACCGTATCCACGGTAATTTTTCTATTCCTCGATTCGCTTCAACTTTGTTTTTTCCGCTAGGGTTAATCTTTTATTGTAATTGAAATTagttaatgatttttattatcatttggAATTTGCAGTGGTTACTATAGATGCAGTAGCGTGAAAGATTGTCCGGCGAGAAAGCATGTAGAAAGGGCACAAGACGATCCCAATATGCTTGTTGTAACCTACGACGGAGAGCATCAACACCCGCAAACCGGCGGAACCAGCGGCGGCTTCACATCTCAGCCTAATTAAGCGGCGCTGCCGATTGAAAAATTGATAGAAGCCTTCAGCGCTGAGAACCGTTATTTAACGGTGACAGTAACGGAAAAAGGAACGGAGATTCCGATGGAGAGAAAGAGAAACAAAGTCAACGTTTGCTTGTGGGTTTCTGTTGTGACTTTTGTGGACCGAAAAGAAAGAGTCATGTGCGTTGATAAGGACTTTTGTGTAAATTCGGCAAAGGAATTTTATTACTtatgaaatgaaatatatatacacaagttttatttatttactttactTGGCAAAGACAAATGGGCAATGACGTGAAATTGGTTAGACTTTGGGCCACTTTACtattgtttgaattttatttattcttgaaTTATATATTCGGTCGGAGATCTAACCTAATCCAAGTTGAAAGTAAAGGATAGATTCCATGTGCACGAGTTGAAAAGAAAGAGTGCCAATGGAAGAAAAGTCAAAGGTTTGAGTGGAAGGAGAGGCTCGAGTATAGACACATTGAGTATTGAAGTGTGGAATGGGGTCCTCCAAGTAGGTCCCCCTCATGCTGATTCTAATATTTCTCATTTAATGTATCCAAGGATTTGAATTCCATACTCGGGGATTGTATGTTATGTAGTTTACATTGATGCGctttaaatcttaaaaatattttttaatttttaaaatagaaattttaactttaaaatttgatataatatGACTATTACATAGAATCGTAATATTCAATTTAGTAGACGTTGTTAATTTTACGCAACACAGTGATATTAATGAGTTGGGAGCTTTAATTGAAGAAGGCGGTAGAAgatctttttatttattcaatctAAACACAAACCAGAGGCTAAATAGGAAAaactttgttaaaaaaataagttaaataggAAACAAGTGTAAATGAAGTtgttcatataaaatatttatgatgattttagtacatataaaatatttgatttaatttagcTTTTTTTGTGCAATGTTATTTAGCTTTATTGTCTAGTTAAAAGTATAGTAAGTATTAGCAAAATATATGCATGATATtggaaacaaataaaataagtagTGTCACATGACATTCTCACAAATTAAGTGAATAGGGTCTATCACAAAAATATTAAGTGAAAAAGGTCAAATagttaatcaatttttattaaagatCAATCGATTCTAAGACTCTTAAATTATAgttgaaataaattttgattatattttatatattttataattgaattctgaattattaaaattcatttttttaaaaattaaatgaatgaataaccaaagaaagaaaaatggcATTATGGCAATTAACTTTTAAATACTTCGTTTAAAAATGACG contains:
- the LOC101513839 gene encoding probable WRKY transcription factor 11, producing the protein MMVDSTMIQKMRMEEQIAIQEAASAGLKSMEHLIRVIASQIPSSSSSSSSSSNHRNKLDLVNNLDCTEITDFTVSKFKQVINLLNRTGHARFRRAPSSKPQLQPEKLNPQTQSTNLDFAKPNQVVRSNPNPKPKSTDLSVSQFSKSKETYSVSTTTSSFLSTITGDGSVSDGKIGPIISSGKPPLASTHRKRCHDAISSGKVSSSGQCHCSKRRKSRVKRTIRVPAISSRVADIPADEFSWRKYGQKPIKGSPYPRGYYRCSSVKDCPARKHVERAQDDPNMLVVTYDGEHQHPQTGGTSGGFTSQPN
- the LOC101513531 gene encoding auxin efflux carrier component 2, translating into MITGKDMYDVFAAIVPLYVAMILAYGSVRWWKIFTPDQCSGINRFVAVFAVPLLSFHFISSNDPYAMNYHFLAADSLQKVVILGALFIWNTFTKNPESLDWTITLFSLSSLPNTLVMGIPLLKAMYGDFSGNLMVQIVVLQSVIWYTLMLFLFEYRAAKLLITEQFPETAASITSFKVDSDVVSLNGRDPLQTDAEIGEDGKLHVVVKRSAPTSMVSSFNKSHLTNMTPRASNLTGVEIYSVQSSREPTPRASSFNQTDFYAMFQSKAPSPKHGYTNSNGDVYSMQSSKGVTPRTSNFEEEMKINKRRGGRSMSGELFNNGGSYPPPNPILSGSTSAGTKKKDGSSGSAASNKELHMFVWSSSASPVSEGNLRHAVNRAASNDFSTVDPSKSVPHESSVASKAVNEMIENMSPGHRGSGETEVEIEEGTKLPNNVSPYISQKKMDIEGGGDHTNKNTQMPPAGVMTRLILIMVWRKLIRNPNTYSSLIGLVWSLISYRWHIEMPTIVKGSISILSDAGLGMAMFSLGLFMALQPKLIACGKSVATFSMAVRFLTGPAVIAATSIAVGIRGVLLHVAIVQAALPQGIVPFVFAKEYNLHPDILSTGVIFGMLIALPITIIYYVLLGV